The following coding sequences are from one Lolium rigidum isolate FL_2022 chromosome 6, APGP_CSIRO_Lrig_0.1, whole genome shotgun sequence window:
- the LOC124664896 gene encoding probable protein phosphatase 2C 8 yields MPCGMPTKTSAKLRHPPGLHVRTVHGGEQSGDGERRADGDEETGGDDDGGVDAAAAGATALVALVLKDYLVLANCGVSRAVISRGGDPVQLTADHRPNRPDEKRRVENAGGRVDESTNTVDGVLQTSRAFGSSAYKQYVTAEPEVTAVARDPRDEFLILATAGLWDHVSPAAACRLVERKLRSRVRVTTPWVATLCGRGSPTALAKELAEHAVRAGSPDNVSVVLVLFRDFWDDPVAAPAAPVVSASGRVMRPRRASAKYRPNQCRLRIVQVSVNFFSRSIIIEIRAPQGRGERVREVVGEFATAFVVAEPWRVPLRSRGFKAVGELASVVVLAVRV; encoded by the exons ATGCCGTGCGGCATGCCAACCAAGACCTCGGCTAAGCTGCGCCACCCGCCGGGCCTCCACGT AAGAACCGTTCACGGCGGCGAACAATCCGGCGACGGGGAGAGGCGGGCGGACGGAGACGAGGAGACCGGTGGCGACGACGATGGAGGGGTGGACG CGGCGGCTGCCGGCGCCACGGCTCTCGTGGCGCTGGTCCTGAAGGACTACCTCGTGCTCGCCAACTGTGGCGTTTCCAGGGCCGTCATCTCCCGCGGCGGCGACCCCGTGCAGCTCACCGCCGACCACCGG CCCAATAGGCCGGATGAGAAGCGGCGTGTGGAAAACGCCGGAGGCCGCGTGGACGAATCAACCAACACCGTGGACGGCGTTCTGCAAACCTCCCGCGCGTTCG GGAGCTCTGCGTACAAGCAGTACGTgacggcggagccggaggtgacGGCGGTGGCCCGCGACCCGCGTGACGAGTTCCTGATCCTGGCCACGGCGGGGCTGTGGGACCAcgtgtcgccggcggcggcgtgccgCCTGGTGGAGCGGAAGCTGCGCAGCAGGGTGCGGGTCACGACGCCGTGGGTGGCGACGCTGTGCGGCAGGGGCTCGCCGACCGCGCTGGCCAAGGAGCTggcggagcacgcggtgcgcgcgGGCAGCCCGGACAACGTGAGCGTCGTCCTTGTCCTCTTCAGGGACTTCTGGGATGATCCCGTCGCCGCCCCTGCTGCTCCGGTGGTGTCGGCCAGCGGGCGGGTCATGCGCCCACGGCGGGCCAGCGCCAAGTACAGGCCGAACCAGTG tcgccTGAGAATAGTCCAGGTCTCAGTCAATTTTTTTAGCCGTTCGATCATCATTGAGATTCGTGCACCC CAAGGGAGAGGGGAACGAGTCCGCGAGGTGGTCGGCGAGTTCGCCACCGCCTTCGTCGTCGCCGAGCCTTGGAGAGTTCCTCTCCGAAGCAGAGGTTTCAAGGCGGTCGGCGAGCTCGCctccgtcgtcgtcctcgccgtgCGGGTATAG